From the Debaryomyces hansenii CBS767 chromosome F complete sequence genome, the window AGTATGGCGATATACCTCCATATTCTGAATGGAAGTCAATTGACAAGGAATCAACAGCTTACTTATACGTTTGTGACAATGAAACTGTCAATGGTAATGAGTTTCAAGATACTCCGGGACCTAATTATTTACCAGAAGGTGTTGAATTAGTTTCAGACATGTCttctaatattttatcCAAGGAAATTGATGTTAGTAAATACGGTTTAATTATGGCTGGTGCACAAAAGAATATCGGTCTTGCTGGTTTgactatttatattataaaaaaGTCATTGTTGGAGCAAGCTTCTGacgaagaattgaattcaaaaaacATTCCATTGACCCCAATTGCGTTCCATTATCCAACCGTAGTCAAGAACAATTCGGCTTACAATACGATTCCAATTTTCACCTGTCATATGATAAACTTAGTTCTTAAGAAATTACAGGACGCTGGAGGTGTCTCTGCTATGGAAAAGACCAATGAACAAAAGGCAAAAACATTATACGGAGCATTAGAAAACTATCCAAATTTCTATAAGATGCCAGTGACAAACCGTAGTGTTCGCTCGAGAATGAAtgttgttttcaatttacCAAATGCTGATTTGGAAGCTAAATTCGTATCTGAGGCTGctgaaagaaaattgacTGGTTTGAAGGGTCATAGATCTGTCGGTGGTATCAGAGCTTCAATTTATAATGCAGTTAGCCTCGAAAGCGTTGAACTCTTAGTCAAGTTTGTCAATGACTTTGCTGAAGCCAATAAATAGTAGCTatgtaatatttttaatcgAAAAACAGCTTTTAAGCATATTGTGTAGTAAATTTGTGCACGTCGCAGcctttaaatttttcagtctAGTATAAGCACCAAATTTGTTCCATAATTTATGGTAGCCACAATCAACTATACTCATGCAGATAAAGTATTTAGGTCTAAAGCTTTGCTCATATAGACCCTTCCTTACTAATGTTCGAACAATAGCAACTACAAGACATTGCATGTCTATGAAAAAGACTGCTGCTGTTGAggataaaaaaatatctCTAGATAAAGAAAGTTATATAAAATCTGTGCAAGAAAGAATAGCGAAGATTCctatttcaaattatagAAATTTCAGTATAGTAGCGCATGTGGATCACGGAAAATCTACTTTGTCGGATAGGTTATTGGAGTTAACTGGGGTTATTCAACCTGGAGATGCAAATAAGCAGGTCTTAGATAAATTGGATGTCGAGAGAGAGAGAGGTATTACGGTGAAAGCACAGACGTGCTCTATGTTCTATGTTGATCCTAAAtctaaagaagaatatttattacatTTAGTTGATACCCCAGGCCACGTAGATTTTAGAGCAGAAGTTTCCAGATCCTACGCATCTTGCGGAGGAGCtcttttattaattgatgcATCTCAAGGTGTACAAGCACAAACAGTAGctaatttttatttggcATATAGTATGGGCttaaaattgattccaGTGATTAACAAAATCGATTTGGATGCAGCTGACATTCCTAGAGCGATGGATCAGGTTGAAACTACGTTCGAATTACCTAGAGAAGACTGCATTCCAGTAAGTGCTAAAACAGGCctcaatattgaaaatataataccAGCAATTATTAGAGATATTCCGGGTCCTCGTGGTAGTGTTGATAAACCTCTTAAGGCATTATTGGTTGATTCATGGCATGATCCTTATGTTGGTGTTGTTATGCTAATTCATGTCGTTGACGGTGTGGTGAAAAAGGGAATGAAATTACTTTCAGCTCATTCAGAAAAGCGATATGATGTGAAAGAAGTAGGGATTATGTACCCAGATAAAATGCCAATGGATTGTGTAAAAGCTGGACAAGTAGCCTATATTATTCCAGGTATGCGGAATCCAAGAGAAGCCATGATTGGTGATACATTCTATCAATATGGTAAACATGAAGGATTGGAACCACTCCCTGGATTCGAAGAACCAAAACCTATGGTTTTTGTGGGTGCTTTTCCCGCAGATGGAGGTGAATTTAAAGTAATGAATGATCATATGGAAAATTTAGTATTAAACGACAGATCTGTCACACTAGAAAAAGAAACATCAAATGCGTTAGGTCTTGGTTGGAGATTAGGCTTTTTAGGTTCACTTCATGCTTCTGTGTTTAAAGAACGGCTAGAGAATGAGTACGGtgcaaaaattattttaacAGCACCTACCGTACCGTATAAACTAATTTTCAAAGACGGAGAAGAATCAATTGTTACCAATCCGGATGAATTTCCTGGAGCGGATTTTAGAAATCacaatattgaaatgttGATGGAACCTTACGTTAATGCGCTAATGACTATTCCAGATGAATATATTGGAACTGTAATGTCACTTTGCGAGAACAATCGAGGTATacaaaaagaattggaGTATTTAACTACTGGACAagtattattgaaatatgaaattcCATTAGCTCAGTTAGTAGAAGATTTCTTTGGTAAACTCAAAGGCTGTACTAAAGGATATGCTTCATTGGATTATGAAGACGCGGGTTATAAGAAATCTGATATTGTCAAAATGGAGCTATGTGTAAATGGAGAACCTCAGG encodes:
- a CDS encoding DEHA2F02200p (similar to uniprot|P33330 Saccharomyces cerevisiae YOR184w SER1 phosphoserine transaminase and highly similar to CA2320|CaSER1 Candida albicans CaSER1): MAQERTLNREEPHYFGAGPALLPTSVLQEAAYDLITYGDENIGVGEISHRSKPAIGIIDSTKEKLSELMNIPDTHEVFFMQGGGTTGFSSIVYNLMANYTKRTGKKGKAAYAITGSWSAKAAEESKRLGFETDIVVNTKNRKYGDIPPYSEWKSIDKESTAYLYVCDNETVNGNEFQDTPGPNYLPEGVELVSDMSSNILSKEIDVSKYGLIMAGAQKNIGLAGLTIYIIKKSLLEQASDEELNSKNIPLTPIAFHYPTVVKNNSAYNTIPIFTCHMINLVLKKLQDAGGVSAMEKTNEQKAKTLYGALENYPNFYKMPVTNRSVRSRMNVVFNLPNADLEAKFVSEAAERKLTGLKGHRSVGGIRASIYNAVSLESVELLVKFVNDFAEANK
- a CDS encoding DEHA2F02222p (similar to uniprot|P46943 Saccharomyces cerevisiae YLR289w GUF1), whose protein sequence is MSMKKTAAVEDKKISLDKESYIKSVQERIAKIPISNYRNFSIVAHVDHGKSTLSDRLLELTGVIQPGDANKQVLDKLDVERERGITVKAQTCSMFYVDPKSKEEYLLHLVDTPGHVDFRAEVSRSYASCGGALLLIDASQGVQAQTVANFYLAYSMGLKLIPVINKIDLDAADIPRAMDQVETTFELPREDCIPVSAKTGLNIENIIPAIIRDIPGPRGSVDKPLKALLVDSWHDPYVGVVMLIHVVDGVVKKGMKLLSAHSEKRYDVKEVGIMYPDKMPMDCVKAGQVAYIIPGMRNPREAMIGDTFYQYGKHEGLEPLPGFEEPKPMVFVGAFPADGGEFKVMNDHMENLVLNDRSVTLEKETSNALGLGWRLGFLGSLHASVFKERLENEYGAKIILTAPTVPYKLIFKDGEESIVTNPDEFPGADFRNHNIEMLMEPYVNALMTIPDEYIGTVMSLCENNRGIQKELEYLTTGQVLLKYEIPLAQLVEDFFGKLKGCTKGYASLDYEDAGYKKSDIVKMELCVNGEPQDALTQVMHRSQVLSRGKEYVTRFKEYLKFQLFEVAIQAKVNNKVVARETIKAKRKDVTQKLHAADISRRKKLLSRQKEGKKQMKATGKISINQEAYQAFLRRAD